A genomic stretch from Desulfolutivibrio sulfodismutans DSM 3696 includes:
- a CDS encoding M23 family metallopeptidase has product MLRDYQIVIFKDQHGVYRKLRLRGWLFFLTLLAIAAMVAANLVLLSYYGDYTLKEHELAASEKTVQEQKSQLLSLSEKIQGLETDLQRIRDFDAKLRLMINLDQEPRNVSPQQTEGDQDFTKKYIPLYRQEMLARNLHKFLADLGAKASLEKTEQDKLLALFNEKKEYLSSTPAIWPTQGWISSEFGERVSPFTGRKELHKGLDISTTLGAPVYATAAGAVAFVGEGQGSGPTVTIEHRGGISTSYSHLREFTVSQGQSVSRGDVIGYVGDSGRSTGPHLHYEVRVNGVPVNPMRYILN; this is encoded by the coding sequence ATGCTTCGCGATTATCAAATCGTTATTTTCAAAGACCAGCACGGCGTCTACCGAAAACTGCGACTTCGGGGATGGCTCTTTTTTCTGACCCTCCTGGCCATTGCAGCCATGGTGGCGGCCAACCTCGTGCTGCTGTCCTATTATGGAGACTACACGCTTAAAGAACACGAACTGGCGGCCTCGGAAAAGACGGTGCAGGAACAGAAATCCCAACTGCTCAGCCTTTCGGAAAAAATACAAGGCCTCGAGACCGATCTGCAACGCATCCGGGATTTCGACGCCAAACTGCGCCTCATGATCAATCTTGACCAGGAACCGCGCAACGTCAGCCCGCAGCAGACGGAAGGCGACCAGGACTTCACGAAAAAATACATCCCCCTCTACCGCCAGGAAATGTTGGCCAGAAACCTTCATAAGTTTCTGGCCGATCTGGGCGCTAAGGCCAGTCTGGAAAAAACCGAGCAGGACAAGCTCCTGGCCCTTTTTAACGAGAAGAAAGAGTATTTGAGCTCCACCCCGGCCATCTGGCCCACCCAGGGGTGGATCTCTTCGGAATTTGGCGAACGCGTCTCCCCCTTCACCGGCCGCAAGGAACTCCACAAGGGCCTGGACATCAGCACCACCCTGGGGGCTCCGGTGTACGCCACGGCGGCGGGGGCCGTGGCCTTCGTCGGAGAGGGGCAAGGCTCCGGCCCGACAGTGACCATCGAGCATCGCGGCGGCATTTCCACCAGCTACAGCCATCTGCGCGAATTCACCGTGTCCCAGGGCCAATCGGTCTCCCGGGGCGACGTCATCGGCTATGTGGGCGATTCCGGACGCAGCACCGGGCCGCACCTGCATTACGAAGTCCGCGTCAACGGGGTTCCGGTCAACCCCATGCGCTACATCCTCAACTGA
- the fliR gene encoding flagellar biosynthetic protein FliR has translation MDLFNFDPATIFSFFLTLLRVSLILFLLPVFGGSILPTPIKGAMCLVLSLAIWPKLSFPGVLLPGNPWMIALMLFGEIIMGLLLDVVVRFLFAAVQTAGHYIGFSMGFAMMNVLDPLTGTQEPITGHLLYQTTMLIFLALNGHLFLLQAMGDSFHLVPPGGLLINPELGDHILLFSSHIFTLALKIASPVIASLFLVDLALALISRAAPQMNVLFVGFPLKIGVGFLFLILIFTTLARYVGDYILEMGVIYNAILKSSG, from the coding sequence ATGGATCTTTTCAATTTCGATCCCGCCACCATCTTCAGCTTTTTTCTGACGCTTTTGCGCGTCAGCCTGATCCTGTTTCTTTTGCCCGTCTTCGGAGGCTCCATCCTGCCGACCCCCATAAAAGGCGCCATGTGCCTCGTGCTCAGCCTGGCCATCTGGCCCAAGCTGTCCTTTCCCGGGGTTCTGTTGCCCGGCAATCCCTGGATGATCGCGCTCATGCTCTTCGGGGAAATCATCATGGGCCTTTTGCTCGATGTGGTGGTGCGGTTCCTGTTCGCGGCGGTCCAGACCGCAGGCCATTACATCGGGTTTTCCATGGGGTTCGCCATGATGAACGTGCTCGACCCCCTGACCGGCACCCAGGAACCCATCACCGGGCACCTGCTCTACCAGACGACCATGCTCATTTTTTTGGCCCTCAACGGCCACCTGTTTCTGCTTCAGGCCATGGGGGACAGCTTCCATCTTGTCCCGCCCGGGGGCCTTTTGATCAATCCCGAACTTGGGGATCATATCCTGCTGTTTTCCTCGCACATCTTCACCCTGGCCCTCAAGATCGCCTCCCCGGTCATCGCCTCGCTTTTCCTGGTGGACCTGGCCCTGGCGCTCATCTCCCGGGCCGCTCCGCAGATGAACGTCCTTTTCGTCGGCTTTCCCTTGAAAATCGGTGTCGGCTTCCTGTTTTTGATCCTGATCTTTACGACCCTGGCCAGATACGTCGGCGACTACATCCTGGAAATGGGCGTCATCTACAACGCCATCCTGAAAAGCTCCGGATGA
- the flhB gene encoding flagellar biosynthesis protein FlhB, with translation MGKQEDPSKTEHATPKRVGKAREKGSVAKSQELPKIIVLFVGLMALNLFIVQMDHEMREIFIWAFKTGFTTAITASGVYEIMIMLSKKLAVMLLPIMLFIAVAAYVTQRIQVGKLWYSRLFNPDFSHLFNPLAGIRRLFISSETLFRLGKQLAQATAIGVAPYLVLKHEFANFIPLFYQTPQGFASYLLGTGMTMVLYALVPMVLIAIADVWYSRWNYSENLKMSKDEVKDERKQSEGDPQIKAKQRQKMMEVMQKRMLADVPKADVVITNPTHIACALRYDPMVSPAPLLVAKGLDHLAEKIKEIAREHHIPIRENKPLARALYKSVEVGQTIPLELYQAVATILAQLDKFRRKSR, from the coding sequence ATGGGTAAACAAGAAGATCCAAGTAAAACAGAACACGCGACACCAAAACGCGTCGGCAAGGCCAGAGAGAAAGGGTCTGTCGCCAAAAGCCAGGAACTCCCGAAAATCATCGTGTTGTTCGTCGGGCTCATGGCCTTGAACCTCTTCATTGTCCAGATGGACCATGAGATGCGGGAGATCTTCATCTGGGCCTTCAAGACCGGATTCACCACGGCCATCACCGCAAGCGGCGTCTACGAAATCATGATCATGCTTTCCAAAAAGCTGGCGGTCATGCTTTTGCCCATCATGCTTTTCATTGCCGTGGCCGCCTACGTCACCCAGCGTATCCAGGTCGGCAAGCTGTGGTATTCGAGACTGTTCAACCCCGATTTCAGCCACCTCTTCAATCCCCTGGCCGGAATAAGGCGACTTTTCATAAGCTCGGAAACGCTTTTTCGGCTGGGAAAACAGCTGGCCCAGGCCACAGCCATCGGCGTGGCGCCCTACCTGGTGCTCAAACACGAATTCGCCAATTTCATCCCCCTTTTCTACCAGACTCCCCAGGGATTTGCGTCGTACCTCCTGGGGACCGGCATGACCATGGTGCTCTATGCCCTGGTTCCCATGGTGCTCATCGCCATAGCCGATGTGTGGTATTCGCGCTGGAACTATTCCGAGAATCTCAAAATGAGCAAGGACGAGGTCAAAGACGAACGCAAACAGTCCGAGGGCGACCCCCAGATCAAGGCCAAGCAGCGGCAGAAAATGATGGAGGTGATGCAAAAACGCATGCTGGCCGACGTTCCCAAGGCCGATGTGGTCATCACCAACCCCACCCACATCGCCTGCGCCCTGCGCTACGATCCCATGGTCTCCCCGGCCCCCCTCCTGGTGGCCAAGGGGCTCGACCACCTGGCCGAAAAAATCAAGGAAATCGCTCGGGAACATCACATCCCCATCCGAGAAAACAAACCCCTGGCACGGGCCTTGTATAAGTCCGTGGAAGTCGGGCAGACCATCCCCCTGGAACTGTACCAGGCCGTGGCCACCATCCTGGCCCAGCTCGACAAATTCCGGCGCAAAAGCCGCTAA
- the flhA gene encoding flagellar biosynthesis protein FlhA, whose amino-acid sequence MAKALKTVSFDYDKFTKQGDILLASGVVIILFVMLVPIPPFFIDLMLTLSISVSLVVLVTTMFMTTPLEFSIYPSLLLVTTLLRLSMNVASTRLILLHGDEGTSAAGHVIEAFGQFVVGGNYFVGVVIFLILFSLNKKVIVQGTTRIAEVAARFTLDAMPGKQMAIEADLNAGLIDEAEATSRRETIRKEADFYGAMDGAGKFVQGDVSATILITAINIIGGFCIGIIQKGMEWTDAAQTYTILTIGDGLVSIIPSIIISTSAGLIVSRAASEAKMGEEFIAQLTYHPRALRLVSGMMAIFAIVPGMPTLPFLAMAALIYGISVATDKQRELLSGGEAKGKGKGKGKDKNKELETPEEVQALLPLDLLELEVGYGLIPLVDEEQSGNLLARIRSIRRQFALDMGLIVPSLHLRDNLQLKPGQYTVLIKGNEVASAEILIDHYLAMDPGDAKHRIRGVETREPAFNLPALWIPEAQKEEAMLAGYTVVDPATVIATHLTEVFRRHLHEFLGRQETQVLLDNLAKRAPKAVEDLVPGVLGLGSVQKVLQNLVKENVSIRDLLTIVETLSDYGHSIKDPDQLTEYVRSRMGRTIVKPYLSPGGSLPIFNLSPKVEGSIQESLRKTDHGTYLAMEPMTAQKIIQAIKNAMDKALSVEGQPVLLTSPVSRPHLAQLLMRFVPTLPVISQAEIPGEIKLQSLATIGINNAG is encoded by the coding sequence ATGGCCAAAGCACTGAAGACGGTCTCATTCGACTACGACAAGTTCACCAAGCAGGGCGACATCCTCTTGGCCAGCGGCGTGGTGATCATTCTCTTCGTCATGCTGGTGCCTATCCCGCCGTTTTTCATCGATCTCATGCTCACCCTGTCCATCTCCGTGAGCCTGGTGGTCCTGGTCACCACCATGTTCATGACCACGCCCCTGGAATTTTCCATCTATCCGTCCCTGCTCCTGGTCACCACCCTCCTTCGGCTGTCCATGAACGTGGCCTCCACCCGGTTGATCCTGTTGCACGGTGACGAAGGCACTTCGGCCGCCGGACACGTCATCGAGGCCTTCGGACAGTTCGTGGTCGGCGGCAACTACTTCGTGGGCGTCGTCATCTTTCTGATCCTGTTCTCGCTCAACAAAAAGGTCATCGTCCAAGGCACCACGCGCATCGCCGAAGTGGCCGCCCGTTTCACCCTGGACGCCATGCCCGGCAAGCAGATGGCCATTGAGGCGGATTTGAACGCCGGGCTGATCGACGAGGCCGAGGCCACCAGCCGCCGCGAGACCATCCGCAAGGAGGCCGATTTTTACGGGGCCATGGACGGCGCGGGAAAGTTCGTCCAGGGAGACGTCTCCGCCACCATCCTCATCACGGCCATCAACATCATAGGCGGATTTTGCATCGGCATCATCCAAAAGGGCATGGAGTGGACCGACGCCGCCCAGACCTACACCATCCTGACCATCGGCGACGGTCTGGTTTCCATCATCCCGTCCATCATCATCTCCACCTCCGCCGGCCTCATCGTCAGCCGGGCCGCCTCCGAGGCCAAGATGGGCGAGGAATTCATCGCCCAGTTGACCTACCATCCCCGGGCCCTGCGCCTGGTCAGCGGCATGATGGCGATCTTCGCCATCGTCCCGGGCATGCCCACCCTGCCGTTTTTGGCCATGGCGGCCCTGATCTACGGGATTTCCGTGGCCACGGACAAGCAGCGCGAACTGCTTAGCGGCGGCGAGGCCAAAGGCAAGGGCAAGGGCAAGGGCAAGGACAAGAATAAGGAACTGGAGACCCCGGAGGAAGTCCAGGCCCTTTTGCCCCTGGATCTTCTGGAACTCGAGGTAGGCTACGGCCTGATCCCCCTGGTGGACGAAGAGCAAAGCGGCAACCTTCTGGCCCGCATCCGCTCCATCCGCCGCCAGTTCGCCCTGGACATGGGTTTGATCGTCCCGTCGCTGCACCTGCGCGACAACCTCCAGCTCAAGCCCGGCCAGTACACCGTGCTCATCAAGGGCAACGAGGTGGCCTCGGCCGAGATCCTCATCGACCACTACCTGGCCATGGACCCGGGCGACGCCAAGCACCGCATCCGCGGCGTGGAAACCCGCGAACCGGCCTTCAATCTCCCGGCCCTGTGGATTCCCGAGGCCCAAAAGGAAGAGGCCATGCTGGCCGGCTACACCGTGGTCGATCCGGCAACCGTCATCGCCACCCACTTAACCGAGGTCTTCCGCCGCCATCTGCACGAATTTCTGGGCCGCCAGGAGACCCAGGTTCTCTTGGACAACCTGGCCAAGCGCGCCCCCAAGGCCGTGGAGGATCTGGTGCCCGGTGTCCTGGGGCTGGGCTCGGTGCAAAAGGTGTTGCAAAACCTGGTCAAGGAAAACGTCTCCATCCGCGACCTGTTGACCATCGTGGAAACCCTGTCCGACTATGGCCACTCCATCAAGGATCCCGACCAACTCACGGAATACGTGCGGTCCCGCATGGGACGCACCATCGTCAAACCGTACCTGTCGCCCGGGGGCTCCCTGCCCATCTTCAACCTGTCCCCGAAGGTGGAGGGAAGCATCCAGGAAAGCCTGCGCAAGACCGACCATGGCACCTATCTGGCCATGGAACCGATGACGGCGCAAAAGATCATCCAGGCCATCAAAAACGCCATGGACAAGGCCCTGTCCGTGGAAGGCCAGCCGGTGCTCCTGACCTCGCCCGTCTCCCGGCCGCACTTGGCCCAACTTCTGATGCGGTTTGTGCCCACGCTCCCGGTGATCTCACAGGCGGAAATTCCCGGCGAGATAAAGCTCCAATCCCTTGCCACCATAGGAATCAACAATGCGGGTTAG
- a CDS encoding flagellar biosynthesis protein FlhF: protein MRVRTFRDKNMARILARIKSEMGPDAVILSNQTVRENGQCLCEIMAAVESDEDAPKAAAREKVLTISAESAQGNGARNRPAAARPEMDPLVGMDVPGADSGDGWRREWDEIRDHMMALLKPGLKFDRLEPRQRLALQYLEREGVEDAVLLTLFRSLADRGERTVLPALSSMVGIKPLPSDSWRQRVHVLVGPSGAGKTTAVLRLALARKRQHPNTPVTVAALWDGSTGSAMLKRYAELSGLAFQSVTSPEEFRALWESLGPNGWAFAEMPCLRGEESMDQRLRALGMAGHPGVAVHVALSPICATAQLRSFAARYRASAPGSIVWTKLDEACNFGTLINVAHAVDLPVSALSHGPELNRNLTTATATDVWKLIFKHQLPGEAARDSQPGRGTKQRATTAKSAA from the coding sequence ATGCGGGTTAGAACCTTTCGCGACAAGAACATGGCGCGGATCCTGGCCAGGATTAAAAGCGAAATGGGTCCGGACGCGGTCATCCTGAGCAACCAGACCGTGCGGGAAAACGGCCAGTGCCTGTGCGAGATCATGGCCGCCGTGGAGTCGGACGAGGACGCTCCCAAGGCGGCAGCCCGGGAGAAGGTGCTGACCATCTCTGCCGAGTCGGCCCAGGGAAACGGCGCACGGAACCGCCCCGCAGCCGCCAGGCCCGAAATGGACCCGCTGGTCGGCATGGACGTTCCCGGCGCCGACTCCGGCGACGGCTGGCGTCGGGAGTGGGACGAAATTCGCGACCACATGATGGCCCTGCTCAAACCGGGTCTGAAATTTGACAGGCTCGAACCCCGCCAACGCCTGGCCTTGCAATACCTGGAACGCGAGGGCGTGGAGGATGCCGTTTTATTGACGTTGTTCCGGTCCCTGGCCGACCGTGGGGAACGCACCGTCCTGCCCGCCCTGTCCAGCATGGTCGGCATCAAGCCCCTGCCCTCGGACAGTTGGAGGCAACGCGTCCACGTCCTGGTCGGCCCCTCGGGCGCGGGCAAGACCACGGCCGTCCTGCGCCTGGCCCTGGCCAGAAAGCGCCAGCATCCGAATACGCCGGTCACGGTGGCCGCCCTGTGGGACGGTTCGACGGGATCGGCCATGCTCAAACGCTACGCCGAGCTTTCCGGCCTCGCCTTTCAGAGCGTGACCAGCCCGGAAGAGTTCCGGGCCCTGTGGGAAAGCCTCGGCCCGAACGGATGGGCCTTCGCGGAAATGCCCTGCCTGCGCGGCGAGGAAAGCATGGACCAGCGCCTGCGCGCCCTGGGCATGGCCGGACACCCCGGCGTGGCCGTGCATGTGGCGCTAAGCCCCATCTGCGCAACGGCCCAGCTTCGGTCCTTCGCGGCCCGCTACCGGGCCAGCGCGCCGGGCAGTATTGTCTGGACGAAGCTTGATGAAGCCTGTAATTTCGGGACTCTGATCAATGTGGCGCATGCCGTGGACCTGCCGGTCTCGGCCCTGTCCCATGGGCCGGAACTGAACAGGAACCTCACGACGGCCACCGCCACCGACGTGTGGAAACTCATCTTCAAGCACCAGCTCCCCGGCGAGGCCGCCAGGGACTCCCAACCCGGACGAGGCACGAAACAACGCGCCACGACGGCGAAAAGCGCGGCGTAA
- a CDS encoding MinD/ParA family protein produces the protein MRPDVPTATSAENKDTRRRSPRTTRRGAYAVTAQTELPLVFSVTSGKGGVGKTNLSVNLAYCLSRMGKRTVILDADLGLANVDVLLGLTPKLNLFHLFHEGVTLNRVLCQTPYGFSILPASSGVGEMLTLSTGQKLELLEAMDYLENRIDYLIVDTGAGISDNVIYFNLAARERLLVLTTEPTSLTDAYALIKVMHINHAVNRFRVLVNMAQSAKAAMVVYEKLYQACDRFLSGISLDFTGFVPQDPAVRAAVIRQKPFCVDAPGAPASRKLEDIARTITTWDIPATLDGNIKFFWKKLLFQEQPLA, from the coding sequence ATGCGGCCAGACGTCCCAACGGCAACGTCCGCAGAAAACAAAGACACGCGTCGTCGCTCTCCGAGGACGACGCGACGTGGAGCATACGCAGTGACGGCCCAGACGGAACTCCCCCTGGTCTTCTCGGTCACCTCCGGCAAAGGAGGCGTGGGCAAGACCAATCTCTCGGTCAACCTGGCCTATTGTCTGAGCCGCATGGGCAAGCGCACGGTCATTCTGGATGCGGATCTGGGATTGGCCAACGTGGACGTGCTGCTTGGCCTGACCCCCAAACTCAATCTCTTCCATCTTTTCCACGAAGGCGTGACGCTCAATCGCGTGCTGTGCCAGACCCCCTACGGCTTCTCCATCCTGCCAGCCTCCTCGGGCGTGGGGGAAATGCTGACCCTGTCCACGGGACAGAAGCTGGAGCTTTTGGAGGCCATGGACTATCTCGAAAACCGCATCGACTATCTTATCGTGGACACGGGGGCGGGGATCAGCGACAATGTCATTTATTTCAACCTGGCGGCCCGGGAACGGCTGTTGGTTCTGACCACGGAACCCACCTCCCTGACCGACGCCTACGCCCTGATCAAGGTCATGCACATCAACCATGCCGTCAATCGGTTCCGGGTGTTGGTGAACATGGCCCAAAGCGCCAAGGCGGCCATGGTGGTGTACGAAAAACTCTATCAGGCCTGCGACCGTTTCTTAAGCGGCATCTCCCTGGATTTCACGGGATTCGTGCCCCAGGATCCGGCTGTCAGGGCCGCAGTCATTCGGCAGAAGCCCTTTTGCGTCGATGCCCCCGGGGCCCCAGCCAGCAGGAAACTGGAGGACATCGCCCGGACCATCACTACCTGGGATATCCCGGCAACCCTCGATGGAAACATCAAATTCTTTTGGAAAAAGCTCCTCTTCCAGGAACAGCCCCTGGCTTAG